One stretch of Ananas comosus cultivar F153 linkage group 6, ASM154086v1, whole genome shotgun sequence DNA includes these proteins:
- the LOC109711246 gene encoding zinc finger A20 and AN1 domain-containing stress-associated protein 11-like: protein MAQREKEETELQAPETLTLCVNNCGFYGNPATNNMCKTCFKASAASASASACACSSASASATICSSPPPSVSVPEKPRADPKRSRPDPAAAQAARKVKRCARCTKRVGLTGFRCRCGELFCGEHRYSDRHACVFDYKTAGREAIARENPLVRASKIIKI from the coding sequence ATGGCTCAGCGAGAAAAAGAGGAGACGGAGCTCCAAGCCCCCGAAACCCTCACCCTCTGCGTCAACAACTGCGGCTTCTACGGCAACCCCGCCACCAATAACATGTGCAAAACCTGCTTCAAAGCCTCCGCCGCGTCCGCGTCCGCGTCCGCGTGCGCGTGCTCGTCCGCGTCCGCGTCCGCAACCATCTGCTCCTCTCCGCCGCCCTCTGTCTCCGTCCCCGAGAAGCCGAGAGCGGATCCGAAGCGGTCGCGTCCGGATCCGGCGGCGGCGCAAGCGGCGAGGAAGGTGAAACGGTGCGCCCGGTGCACGAAGAGGGTGGGGTTGACGGGGTTCCGGTGCCGGTGCGGCGAGCTGTTCTGCGGGGAGCACCGGTACTCGGACCGGCACGCGTGCGTCTTCGACTACAAGACCGCCGGGAGGGAGGCCATCGCACGGGAGAATCCGCTGGTCAGGGCGTCCAAAATCATTAAGATCTGA
- the LOC109711245 gene encoding 60S ribosomal protein L31-like, with protein sequence MVEKASKGRKEEVVTREYTINLHKRLHGCTFKKMAPKAIKEIKKFAEKAMGTTDVRVDVKLNKHIWSRGVRSVPRRVRVRIARKRNDEEDAKEELFSLVTVAEVPAEGFKGLGTKIVDDDTD encoded by the exons ATGGTGGAGAAGGCGAGCAAAGGTAGGAAGGAGGAGGTGGTGACGCGGGAGTACACCATCAACCTCCACAAACGACTCCATGGATG CACTTTTAAGAAGATGGCTCCCAAGGCAATTAAGGAGATAAAGAAGTTCGCGGAGAAGGCGATGGGCACCACTGACGTGAGAGTCGATGTGAAGCTCAACAAGCACATATGGAGCAGAGGGGTTCGAAGCGTACCGAGGCGGGTCCGTGTTAGAATCGCACGTAAGAGGAACGACGAGGAGGACGCCAAAGAAGAGCTCTTCTCTCTGGTTACAGTTGCTGAGGTCCCTGCGGAGGGGTTCAAGGGCTTGGGGACCAAAATTGTCGATGACGATACAGACTAA
- the LOC109711166 gene encoding transcription factor bHLH122-like, with protein sequence MYGSPQGAGTRKDLSGPFPPASASEDSDLLLLHRHHEQQQQMTSSGLLRYKSAPGALLGEIGDDFFNPAAESVLSDFWDNSSNSFRAPEPSPQQDLIRQTSFPAPPLHFNVEKGPGHSRGGGGGGCRTYNPVGFPNNNNSLDQNRSGPSPSDLQDQNVGVQKHQDFELAHQLSLPLTSSELAAAVDKFGRQFQDAVPCRIRAKRGCATHPRSIAERVRRTRISERMRKLQELVPNMDKQQTSTAEMLDLAVDYIKDLEEKVKTLKESMFGCTCSSSKS encoded by the exons aTGTACGGATCTCCTCAGGGAGCGGGCACGCGGAAGGATCTGAGCGGTCCGTTCCCACCGGCGTCGGCATCGGAGGACTCCGACCTCCTCCTGCTCCACCGCCATCacgagcagcagcagcagatgaCGAGCTCCGGGTTGCTCCGCTACAAGTCGGCGCCGGGCGCCCTGCTCGGCGAAATCGGCGACGACTTCTTCAACCCCGCAGCGGAGAGCGTGTTGAGCGACTTCTGGGACAATTCGTCGAACAGTTTCCGGGCGCCGGAGCCGTCTCCGCAGCAGGATCTCATCCGCCAAACCAGCTTTCCTGCCCCACCCTTGCACTTCAACGTAGAAAAag GACCCGGTCACAGCagaggcggtggcggcggtggctGCAGGACTTATAATCCAGTGGGTTTTCCCAataacaataactcgttggatcaAAACCGCTCGGGCCCCAGCCCTTCAGATCTCCAG GATCAGAATGTAGGGGTGCAGAAGCACCAGGATTTTGAGCTGGCCCACCAGCTCAGCCTCCCGCTGACCTCATCGGAGTTGGCCGCCGCGGTCGACAAGTTCGGTCGGCAGTTCCAGGACGCAGTCCCTTGCAGGATCCGCGCCAAGAGAGGCTGCGCCACCCACCCGCGGAGCATCGCGGAGAGA GTGCGGCGAACTCGGATCAGCGAGAGAATGAGGAAGCTACAGGAGCTCGTTCCCAACATGGACAAG CAGCAAACGAGCACTGCCGAAATGCTAGATTTGGCCGTTGACTACATTAAAGACCTGGAGGAGAAAGTCAAG ACGTTGAAGGAGAGCATGTTTGGATGCACGTGTTCTTCTAGCAAGAGCTAA